The genomic DNA CCGGTGTGCGGGTACAGCACCCGCGTCGTCGGGACGAATGGGTATGACGAGACCGCCGGGTCCTCCATTGCCGTCATCACGTCGGGAATTCCCAGGAAACCGGGCATGAGCCGGGACGAACTCCTGGCGACGAACGCCAAAATCGTGAAAACCGTGGTGCGGGAACTGGTATCGCGTTCGCCGAACATCATCCTTATTTTGGTGACGAATCCGTTGGATGCCATGGTGCATGTGGCGCGACAGGTCAGCGGACTGCCGAAATCACGAGTCCTCGGGATGGCGGGTGTCCTGGATACGGCGCGCTTGCGGTCGTTCGTAGCCGAAGAATTGAATGTGCCGGGCACGGAGGTGCAAGCGATGGTGTTGGGAGGGCACGGGGATACGATGGTGCCGCTGGTTCGGCAAACGACGGTGGCCGGAAAGGCGATTACGGATCGATTGTCTCCGGTGCGGCTGGCAGCCTTGATTAAGCGCACGCAGGACGGCGGGGCCGAAATCGTGGGGCTCCTCAAAACCGGCAGCGCGTTTTATGCGCCGTCCGCCTCTGCGGTGGATATGGTCGAAGCGATCATGAACGACCAGAAGCGCGTGATGCCCTGCGCCATGTTCTGCGAGGGGGAATACGGGCTGAAGGATGTCATCGTCGGTGTGCCCGTGACCTTGGGGCGCAGCGGAGGAGAATCCATCGTTGAATATGAGCTGACCGCTGAGGAACGCACCGCACTGCAGGCGTCTGCGGACGCGGTGCGGGACCTATGTGCGGTGGTCGACCGCCTGCTGACTGCCTAGCCGGCTGACTAGGGTGTGTGGAGGCAGGTTGCTTGACAAGGCTCAGCAGCCTGCAGTAGAGAACGGGGCTGGCACTAAACCGTTACAGTTGGGGGGCGTATGAAATTTTTGGAAGATCCATATCAGACATTGGGCGCAGGATTTGCGCTCGCTGTCGGATTGATAGTCGTCTATCTGGGTATGGCGGGAGTGGGGGCGGGCGATGCCGACTGGTTCGGTTTGATCGTGCGCTGGATCCATTTCCTGGCCGGCATTACCTGGATCGGGCTGTTGTACTTCTTTAACCTCATCAATGCCGGCTTTCTCAAGAGCCTGGATGGGCCGACGAAGAACATCGTCATTCCCAAGCTGATGCCTGCCGCGCTGAATTGGTTCCGCCATGGCGCCACGGTCACCGTCCTCGCGGGGATCGTGCTCTACGGCTACCTCTATTCAAAAGGTGGAACGGGGGCGCTTGCGCTGGGGATCGGTGGTTTGCTCGGTATCATCATGATGGGGAATGTGCACGGAATTATTTGGCCCAATCAGAAGAAAGTCATTGCAGCGGTGGCTGCGGCTGCCCAGGGCACGCCCGCTCCGCCGGAGATGGCTCAGTGGGGAAAAACGGCCTTGATCGCATCCCGTATCAACTTCTTGCTGTCTATTCCCATGTTGTTCTTCATGGGAGCGGGGAGCCATTTGAAGTAGACCGTCGGGTGAGCAGAATCACGGGGATTGGTCATCCGATGAGGGTGGCCAGTCCCCTTTTTCTTGGGCCGATCGATGCCGGGTACCGTAATCGAATGTCGGCGAGTCTTTGGACTGATTCGCGGTAGGCCTATCAGGCCTAAATGATTGAGATTCAGGCCTAATCAGGCGAACTTGGCTTGACGGCCCCCAAAGAGCAGCCGTATAGTACATTCCTGCTAACCTGGGGGTGCTACCCCCGAAAGGGAATAACGTGACCCTACCTCAACCAAGGGTATTGCAGAAGCTTGAAGGGGCTCCCTGGGAAATCGACCCCTACCTCAAGACCGGCGGGTATGAAGCTTGGCGGAAGTGTCTGAAAGAGCTGACCCCCAACGACATCGTCGGCGAAATTAAGAAAGCCGGATTGCGCGGGCGTGGCGGCGCCGGCTTTCCGACCGGTACGAAGTGGGACAAGGTCCTCAACCATCGAGTTCAGGAGCGTTACTTTGTCTGCAATGCCGGGGAACATGAGCCGGGTACCTTCAAAGACCGTCATCTCCTGAAACATATCCCGCATCAACTGATCGAGGGCTGTCTCATTGCCTCTCGAACCGTGAATGCCAAAGCCTCCTATATTTACGTCAACCATGAGTATGCGGAAGAAGAGGCGAATCTCAGGAAAGCCATCGCCCAAGCCCGGGAACGTGGCCTATTGGGGAAGAATATCCTCGGAACTGGCGTGGACCTCGACCTTGAAGTCTACTCCGGTCATGGCAGTTACGTAGCGGGTGAAGAGACGGCCATGTTGGAGTCCATGCAGGGACGTCCGGCCATGCCGCGTCAGAAGCCGCCGTTTTACCCCACCGATTTCGGACTGTATGGGAAGCCGACCCTGGTGAACAACGTTGAAACGTTGTGCAACATTCCCCTGATTCTTAAAAACGGCGCCGCATGGTTCACTCAGGTGGGGACGGAGAAGTGTCCCGGGACCATGCTCTTCTCTCTTAGCGGATCGGTGAATCGGCCCGGAGTGTATGAAATGCCGATGGGCGTGACGATCAGGGACCTCATCGAGACGTGCGGCGGGGGTGTCCCGAACGGGCGCAAGATCAAGGCAGTATTTCCAGGCGGGCCTGCGTTCTCAATGGTCACGGCGGATCAGCTGGATCTGCCGATGGATTTCGATTCGCTGAAGAAGGCCGGGACCGGACTCGGTTCCGCCGGGACGATTGTGATCGATGATGCCACATGCATGGTGGCGGCGACCCTCAAGTACTCCAATTTCTTCAAGAATGAAAGTTGCGGCCAATGTCCTCCGTGCCGGATGGGCACGATCAATCTGGCGACGTTGATGGACAAGATCGAGCGCGGGGAAGGGAGCCAGAAGGACCTCGATTCGTTGCTGCAACTGTGTGGATTTGTGAAGGGCACCGGGTATTGCACCCTTATCACCGGTGCCGCAGTCCTGGTGCAGAGCAGTTTGCGATTGTTCCAGCATGAATTCGAAGAGCATATTCGTTTGCAACGCTGTCCCTTTCAGCCGGTCCGCACAGGGGCCGGTGCGAGCGCCTAGAGGAATGGTCGGATGCCGCGTGTAAGTTTTCTTCATCCACAGGGTCGGAGCGGTGAGGTTGAATCAAATCTCACCCTGTTGGAGGCCGCCAAGACGCTGGGGTTTGAACTGAATCACGATTGCGGCGGCAATGCCTCCTGTACCACGTGCCGCGTTGAAGTGCAGATGGGTGGGGACAATCTGTCGGAGATTGATTTCGACGAACAGGACCTGTTGGACCGTGAAGCCTTGTCGGAGCCTTGGCATCGGCTGGGTTGCCAGGCAAGAGTGTTAGGGGATGTAGTGGTGCGTGTGCCGGAAACCAAATGGGTGCAACCCACATCAGCCTCATCAGGCGAAGTTGGAAAAAGAGGCACAGGACTTCCGTAAGCTCCCGTGAGATGGTAGAGTATCGTAACGTGCTGAACAGGTAGACCAGAAGGAGGACCAACGATGGTAACGATTACGCAATTGGCCGAGCAGAAAATAAAAGAACTCATGACCGAGGAAAAAGATGTGGTCGGTCTGCGGATTTATGTTCGCGGCGGAGGATGCCACGGCTATCAGTACGGCATGGCCTTCGAATCCAAAATGGCCGACGATGATACGGTCATTGAAAAAGGCGACGTGAAGGTCATCATGGACTCTCAAAGCGCACCGCTGCTTCAGGGCGCGGAAGTCGATTATGTCGACAGCTTGCAGGGGTCCGGATTCTCGATCAAGAATCCGCAAGCCAAGACGACCTGCGGGTGCGGCAGTTCTTTCAGTGCGTAAGAGCCTTCCGGTTGACCCCCAACCGGATTGCGAATGGTCCGTTGAGTAGCAGCAAGCCGGGAGTGGCTCCCTCTCTAGCGGGGGGCCCTCCCGGCTTGTTCGTTCTGCCGATCTTTCTGGAGAGTTGTCTCGATGTCTCAGGCCACCATCACCCGGCGCTATCGTTTCTGCGCTGCCCATCGGCTGCATACCGATCAGCTGTCGGCTGAGGAGAATTGGGCCACTTTCGGGAAGTGCAATAATCCCAACGGGCACGGTCACAACTATGTGGTGTTTGTGTCTGTGAAGGGCGATATCGATCCGGTCACGCATCAGGTGCTCGATGTGTCACGGCTTGATGCCGTGGTCGAGCGAATCGTGGTGCAACGTTTCGATCATCAGGATTTGAACCTGGATCCGGAGTTCGCGACCCAGACTACGACCGGAGAGAATCTGGTGCTGCTCATTTGGGATTTGTTGGTGGATAAGCTTCCTGCGGGACGGCTAGTAAAGGTCGGTGTGATTGAAACACGGGATAACTACTTCGAGTATTCCGGCTCCGTGGAGAGCAAGCGGAGAGAAGAGGGAGTGAGGCATGGCTAAAGTGGTTTCTGGGGCCCGAGCCAGACGGTCGCGTGTCTCTGCGGCACCGACCGACGAGGACCCGATTGAAGGGCTGATGACGAATCTTTTGCTGGAATTGGGAGAGGACCCTGACCGTAACGGCCTCCTCAATACGCCGAAGCGGGTCGCGAAGGCCATGCGCTTTATGACTCAAGGATATCGGCAGGATATCGATCATCTGCTCAACGGGGCTTTGTTCCCGATCGAGTACGACGAAATGGTGATCGTGAAAGACATCGATTTTTTTAGCATGTGCGAGCACCATTTACTGCCGTTTTTTGGGAAGTGCCATGTGGGGTACTTGCCGAACAAGAAAGTCGTGGGGCTCAGCAAGATTCCTCGGGTGGTAGATGCGTTCAGCCGACGCCTGCAGGTTCAGGAACGATTGACGCTTCAGATCGCCGAAACGCTGAAGAAAAAGCTGAATGCGCATGGTGTGGCGGTGGTGATGGAAGCGCGACATCTCTGCATGATGATGCGGGGCGTCGAAAAACAGAACACCGTGGCCGTGAGCAGTTCCATGCTGGGCGTGTTCCGCACGCAACAACAGACCCGCGAAGAGTTCTTGAAGTTGATTCGAGGCAGTAGCGTCAGGGACGGAAACTAATCGCCCGCCGCCCGTAGTTCCTCGACGAAGTTTCTCACCAGATCGTTAAAGACCTCAGGTTGTTCAAGATTACTCAAGTGCCCGGCCGCAGGGATCACGGCCAGCCGGGCACCGGGTATCTCTGTCGCCATCACTTGCGCGTCGGCGAGGGGCGTGGTGTGGTCTTCCTGGCCGACTACCACCAGAGTTGGGCAGGTGAGCGCGCGGAGATGGGCGACGGAATCGGGGCGGTTCGCCATGGCCATCAGATCGACGAGGATGCCGCTCACCGGTGTGTCCCGGATTGTGCGCCGGACGTAATCAACGAGTTCAGGTTTCTGTTGCAGTGATGTTGCGCCCAGTAGTTTCGGGAGCATGATGTCCGCCACGGCGTCGGCCCCTTTCCCGTAGGCAGTCTGGGCCAGATTGAAGCGTCCTGTTCTCCCCTCCGGACTATCCGCCTGCGCTCGAGTATCAGCCAGCACCAATCCCTTCAGGCGGTTCCCGTATTTTCTGGAAAACGCAAAGCCGACATAGCCGCCCATCGATAATCCCACCAACACAGCCTGGGGAATAGCCAAGTGGTCAAGCAGTGCGCAGACATCATCGGCGTAGTCTTCGAGTGAAAATGCCCACAGCGGGGCATCCGACTCACCATGCCCGCGCAGATCCACGGCGATGGTCCTGAATTGTCTGGACAGCGCGGTTGTCTGTGGCGTCCACATCGAACGATTCAGCGGGAAGGCGTGGAGAAAGACGAGAGGAAGTCCTGTGCCCTGCTCATCGTAGGCCAACCGAATGCCCTTCGTGTCGCAAAACATGAGTCCATCCTTTGTGAAAAGCCGATGGATGGGTGGTAGCATTGCCGCGCGCGGGAATCAAGGGGAGGATCGGCAGGTGGGGACGAGAGTCGTTTGCGATGATTCCCTTGCGACAGCTAGAATGCAGGGCAGTATTCAGGTAGAGCACGACCATGTCCTCTCATGATTCCACAGGCGATCTCTTCGCGCCGGCTCAGAGGGCCACCCGTCCGGGAAAAGTTCCGCTGGCCGAGCGGATGCGTCCGCGAAGCTTCGATGACCTCGTCGGGCAGGATGAGGTGGTGGGGCCGGGACGCCCGCTCAGAAATGCCATTGAGCGGGATCAACTCTCCTCCGTTATTTTCTGGGGACCGCCGGGTTGCGGGAAAACAACCCTGGCCGGGCTGGTCGCGCAGCACACCGAATCCCAGTTCGTGCCGTTTTCAGCCGTCACCGGCGGCATTCCCGAGTTGCGCGAGATTATTAAGGCTGCGGAGCATCGTCGGGCGATGGGTCGTGCGACCACGCTGTTCGTCGACGAAATTCACCGGTTCAATAAAGCCCAGCAGGATGCCTTTTTGCCGCATGTCGAACGGGGGACGGTGGTGCTCATCGGGGCGACCACAGAAAATCCTTCCTTCGAACTGATCGCGCCCTTACTCTCTCGCTCCATCGTGGTGCTGTTGAAGCCGCTGACAGAGGAGTCGCTCGGTTCCATTCTGGACCGGGCAGTGGCCGATTCGGAACGGGGACTCGGGTCGCTCCGGATCACGTTGCACCCCGCTGCCCGCGAGCGGCTGATTGCCTTCGGCAACGGTGATGCCAGAAGCCTGTTGACGACAGTGGAGTTTGTGGTCGGCCAGGCGCCTGTCGGGCCGGATGGATCACGGATCATCGATGAACGGGTGCTGGAGGCTGCGCTGCTCAAAAAGGCGCTTCGTTACGACAAGTCGGGCGAGGAGCACTACAACCTGGTGTCGGCGTATATCAAGAGCCTGCGCGACTCCGACCCGGACGGCGCCCTCTATTGGCTGGCCCGTATGTTGGAAGGTGGGGAGAATCCTCGATTCATTGCTCGACGGATGGTGATTTTTGCGTCAGAAGATATCGGCAATGCCGATCCGATGGCCCTGGTGATGGCCAACGCGGTAGCGCAGGCGGTGGAGTTCGTCGGGCTGCCGGAGGCTCAAATCAACCTGGCGCACGGGACGACGTACCTGGCCTCGCGGCCTAAGGATAATGCCTCCTATGTGGGCCTGCAGGAGGCGGTGCGGGATGCGCGCCAACATGGCAATCTCGGCGTGCCGTTGCACCTGCGCAATGCCGTGACGTCTCTCATGAAAGACATCGGGTACGGGAAGGGGTATCGGTATGTGCATGACGATCCAGCCGCCAAAACCGATCAGAATCACCTCCCGGAGCCGCTTCGTGGCACACGGTATTACCGCCCCAGAACCCCCTAATTCGATGAAGAAAGGGGCTGGACAAACCTGGACAGACGGTTATACTTAGGGCCGAGGTCATCATGGCACGTCAATCCAGTTCAGCGGAGAGTGTGAGCGAGCGCCGGAAGTATGTCCGGGCCACGCTCGTCGGGTCGGCCCTGGTGTCGCCGCAAAGCGGAGCCAAGGGTTTTACGGCGGTGCTGAATAACGTGAATAAAATCGGCGCCGGCCTTCATTCCAAAGAGACCCTGCCCATCGGCGCAAAGATTACCGTGTCGCTGGCCTTCCTGGATCCGGATCGCGTGGAGCAACAGGAGAAACTAAACGCCACCGTGGCTTGGGCCAAACCGTGGGAGAAGGGAATATTGCTGGGGGTGGTGTGGGATGATCTGGTGACGAAAGAGAAGAACCGCTGGTTGTACTACTATCTTGAAGAGACGCTGAAGTCGACCGATTAACCGATTGCCGTCAGTTTTTCCCGCACGCCCTGCAATTCATCGGACAACGATTCCCAACGCGCAGTGAGTCGCTCCAGTTCTTTTTTCCAACCTTCCTGCTCTCGCTGCAATTCGCTCCATCGGCCAAGTTCCTGATAGAGGGCCGGGTCGGCCAGCTCAAGCTCTCGCGCTTTCACTTTGGTTTCCATCGAGGCGATCTCGGACTCCGCCCGCGACACCTGCTTTTCAAGGCGCGCCTGCGTTTTGTTCAGATCCCGTCGTTCCCCGCCCTGAGATTTTTGTTGCACCTGCGAGGCCATGGCCTTGGTGGGGCCGTCTGATTTGCCCGCTTGGGCGGCGGCGAGCTCCGCGCTGCTTTCCTTGATCGATTCGAACTCCTGCGCCTTCTTCCACAAAAAGTACTCATAGTCGCCGAGATAATTCTTCGCCTGGCCTTCATCCACTTCAACGATCAGCGTGGCGACGCGCGTCAGAAACGTCGGATCGTGGGAAATGAAGATGATCGTTCCCGGAAAGTCCGTCAGAGCGTCGGTCAGCATGTCCACCGAGGCCGGGTCCAGGTGGTTGGTCGGTTCGTCGAGCAGCAACGTGTTTGCCGGCTCCACCAGCATGCGGGCCAAGGCCACGCGATTGCGCTCGCCGCCGCTGAGGGCTTTGATCGGCTTTTTCTGGTCGTCACCGGAAAACAGGAAGGCACCGGCAATACCGCGGAGAAAGTTCGTTTCGGCCTGCGCAGAGACCTCGGCCAGCGACTCCAGAATCGTGTCGTCCGGGTCCAATGACTCCGCCTGATGTTGGGCAAAATAGTGAAGCGTGACTCCGTGCCCGACCTGGCGCGTGCCCTTTTCGAACGGCAGCACCCCGGCCAATATTTTCAACAGTGTGCTTTTCCCGGCGCCATTCTCACCCACCAGCGCGATCCGCTGCCCTCGTTCCACGGTGAAATCCAGCGACCGGTAAATCACCTTTTCGCCGTAGCTCTTCGCGACGCCTTTAAGTTCCAGCACGTGCCGACCGCTGGCCGAGGGAAGGGGGAATTTGAAGCGCACGCGTTTGGTGTCGCGTTGCCGCTCGATTAACTTGACCTTATCCAACTGCTTGATGCGCGACTGCACCTGCTTGGCTTTGTTGGCCTGATAGCGAAAACGATCGATGAAGTTCTGGACGCGAGCCACTTCTTTGCTCTGCCGGTTGGCGGCCGATTCGATCTGGGCGTCCCGCGCCGCCCGGAGTTCCTGGAACTTCGTATAGTTGCCGCGGAATTCCTGAATGGTGCGATCGCGGAGTTCCCAGATATGCGTGGCGATGCCGTCGAGGAATTTGGTGTCGTGCGAGATGACGAGGAGCGTGAGATTCGAGTCGAGGAGAAATCGCTCGAACCACCGCTGGGTCGGCTTGTCCAAGTGGTTCGTCGGCTCGTCCAGCATGAGCACGTCGGGGTTCGACAGCAGCAAGTGCGCGAGCGCGACGCGCATGCGGTATCCGCCGGAAAGA from Nitrospira sp. ND1 includes the following:
- the folE gene encoding GTP cyclohydrolase I FolE; protein product: MAKVVSGARARRSRVSAAPTDEDPIEGLMTNLLLELGEDPDRNGLLNTPKRVAKAMRFMTQGYRQDIDHLLNGALFPIEYDEMVIVKDIDFFSMCEHHLLPFFGKCHVGYLPNKKVVGLSKIPRVVDAFSRRLQVQERLTLQIAETLKKKLNAHGVAVVMEARHLCMMMRGVEKQNTVAVSSSMLGVFRTQQQTREEFLKLIRGSSVRDGN
- a CDS encoding alpha/beta fold hydrolase, with product MFCDTKGIRLAYDEQGTGLPLVFLHAFPLNRSMWTPQTTALSRQFRTIAVDLRGHGESDAPLWAFSLEDYADDVCALLDHLAIPQAVLVGLSMGGYVGFAFSRKYGNRLKGLVLADTRAQADSPEGRTGRFNLAQTAYGKGADAVADIMLPKLLGATSLQQKPELVDYVRRTIRDTPVSGILVDLMAMANRPDSVAHLRALTCPTLVVVGQEDHTTPLADAQVMATEIPGARLAVIPAAGHLSNLEQPEVFNDLVRNFVEELRAAGD
- a CDS encoding 6-carboxytetrahydropterin synthase, with translation MSQATITRRYRFCAAHRLHTDQLSAEENWATFGKCNNPNGHGHNYVVFVSVKGDIDPVTHQVLDVSRLDAVVERIVVQRFDHQDLNLDPEFATQTTTGENLVLLIWDLLVDKLPAGRLVKVGVIETRDNYFEYSGSVESKRREEGVRHG
- a CDS encoding replication-associated recombination protein A, giving the protein MSSHDSTGDLFAPAQRATRPGKVPLAERMRPRSFDDLVGQDEVVGPGRPLRNAIERDQLSSVIFWGPPGCGKTTLAGLVAQHTESQFVPFSAVTGGIPELREIIKAAEHRRAMGRATTLFVDEIHRFNKAQQDAFLPHVERGTVVLIGATTENPSFELIAPLLSRSIVVLLKPLTEESLGSILDRAVADSERGLGSLRITLHPAARERLIAFGNGDARSLLTTVEFVVGQAPVGPDGSRIIDERVLEAALLKKALRYDKSGEEHYNLVSAYIKSLRDSDPDGALYWLARMLEGGENPRFIARRMVIFASEDIGNADPMALVMANAVAQAVEFVGLPEAQINLAHGTTYLASRPKDNASYVGLQEAVRDARQHGNLGVPLHLRNAVTSLMKDIGYGKGYRYVHDDPAAKTDQNHLPEPLRGTRYYRPRTP
- a CDS encoding ABC-F family ATP-binding cassette domain-containing protein — protein: MLQLESVHKQFATKVLLEGATAHLRPGARVGLVGPNGAGKTTLFRMILGEESPDKGTIRKRPRLRVGYLPQELETIVGKTVLDATHRDLYPEHEAERILAGLGFSEADFSRPIENLSGGYRMRVALAHLLLSNPDVLMLDEPTNHLDKPTQRWFERFLLDSNLTLLVISHDTKFLDGIATHIWELRDRTIQEFRGNYTKFQELRAARDAQIESAANRQSKEVARVQNFIDRFRYQANKAKQVQSRIKQLDKVKLIERQRDTKRVRFKFPLPSASGRHVLELKGVAKSYGEKVIYRSLDFTVERGQRIALVGENGAGKSTLLKILAGVLPFEKGTRQVGHGVTLHYFAQHQAESLDPDDTILESLAEVSAQAETNFLRGIAGAFLFSGDDQKKPIKALSGGERNRVALARMLVEPANTLLLDEPTNHLDPASVDMLTDALTDFPGTIIFISHDPTFLTRVATLIVEVDEGQAKNYLGDYEYFLWKKAQEFESIKESSAELAAAQAGKSDGPTKAMASQVQQKSQGGERRDLNKTQARLEKQVSRAESEIASMETKVKARELELADPALYQELGRWSELQREQEGWKKELERLTARWESLSDELQGVREKLTAIG
- a CDS encoding 2Fe-2S iron-sulfur cluster-binding protein, translating into MPRVSFLHPQGRSGEVESNLTLLEAAKTLGFELNHDCGGNASCTTCRVEVQMGGDNLSEIDFDEQDLLDREALSEPWHRLGCQARVLGDVVVRVPETKWVQPTSASSGEVGKRGTGLP
- the mdh gene encoding malate dehydrogenase; the encoded protein is MGRPKITVVGAGNVGGTVAQRLAEKNAYDVVLVDIVPGIPQGKALDITQAGPVCGYSTRVVGTNGYDETAGSSIAVITSGIPRKPGMSRDELLATNAKIVKTVVRELVSRSPNIILILVTNPLDAMVHVARQVSGLPKSRVLGMAGVLDTARLRSFVAEELNVPGTEVQAMVLGGHGDTMVPLVRQTTVAGKAITDRLSPVRLAALIKRTQDGGAEIVGLLKTGSAFYAPSASAVDMVEAIMNDQKRVMPCAMFCEGEYGLKDVIVGVPVTLGRSGGESIVEYELTAEERTALQASADAVRDLCAVVDRLLTA
- a CDS encoding urate hydroxylase PuuD codes for the protein MKFLEDPYQTLGAGFALAVGLIVVYLGMAGVGAGDADWFGLIVRWIHFLAGITWIGLLYFFNLINAGFLKSLDGPTKNIVIPKLMPAALNWFRHGATVTVLAGIVLYGYLYSKGGTGALALGIGGLLGIIMMGNVHGIIWPNQKKVIAAVAAAAQGTPAPPEMAQWGKTALIASRINFLLSIPMLFFMGAGSHLK
- the erpA gene encoding iron-sulfur cluster insertion protein ErpA, encoding MVTITQLAEQKIKELMTEEKDVVGLRIYVRGGGCHGYQYGMAFESKMADDDTVIEKGDVKVIMDSQSAPLLQGAEVDYVDSLQGSGFSIKNPQAKTTCGCGSSFSA
- a CDS encoding PilZ domain-containing protein, which translates into the protein MARQSSSAESVSERRKYVRATLVGSALVSPQSGAKGFTAVLNNVNKIGAGLHSKETLPIGAKITVSLAFLDPDRVEQQEKLNATVAWAKPWEKGILLGVVWDDLVTKEKNRWLYYYLEETLKSTD
- the nuoF gene encoding NADH-quinone oxidoreductase subunit NuoF codes for the protein MTLPQPRVLQKLEGAPWEIDPYLKTGGYEAWRKCLKELTPNDIVGEIKKAGLRGRGGAGFPTGTKWDKVLNHRVQERYFVCNAGEHEPGTFKDRHLLKHIPHQLIEGCLIASRTVNAKASYIYVNHEYAEEEANLRKAIAQARERGLLGKNILGTGVDLDLEVYSGHGSYVAGEETAMLESMQGRPAMPRQKPPFYPTDFGLYGKPTLVNNVETLCNIPLILKNGAAWFTQVGTEKCPGTMLFSLSGSVNRPGVYEMPMGVTIRDLIETCGGGVPNGRKIKAVFPGGPAFSMVTADQLDLPMDFDSLKKAGTGLGSAGTIVIDDATCMVAATLKYSNFFKNESCGQCPPCRMGTINLATLMDKIERGEGSQKDLDSLLQLCGFVKGTGYCTLITGAAVLVQSSLRLFQHEFEEHIRLQRCPFQPVRTGAGASA